A portion of the Pseudoalteromonas luteoviolacea genome contains these proteins:
- a CDS encoding baseplate assembly protein, translating into MSTAIELAKLPPPQVIEALSYDEIYKQMEQALLEKLPDHALLASDPAIKLIEIASYRELLLRQRINDAAKSVMLAFSQGSDLDNLGALFGIGRDENEGDERYRQRIPLSLESYSMAGTKGAYEYHTLTANDQVKDVYVDSDRPGYVNVYALINTMTETQANAIKADIDARLHDEDIRPITDKVVTHCVMPTRQALQAQIYLNIGANKAQVELNIMQALDVFMAQHCKLGEEVPHSGIIDALHQPGVRKVKVLAPIEDLQPNVNQAYSLDINLQFPNEAEI; encoded by the coding sequence GTGAGTACAGCCATCGAATTAGCTAAATTGCCACCACCTCAGGTTATTGAAGCGCTTAGTTATGATGAGATTTATAAGCAAATGGAGCAGGCTTTGCTCGAAAAGTTGCCGGATCATGCTTTATTGGCCTCTGATCCCGCAATTAAATTAATTGAAATTGCGTCATATCGTGAACTTTTGCTAAGGCAAAGAATTAATGACGCGGCCAAATCTGTGATGCTGGCGTTTTCGCAAGGTAGCGACTTAGACAATTTAGGCGCCTTATTTGGAATTGGACGAGACGAAAATGAAGGCGATGAACGCTATCGACAACGGATACCTTTGTCGTTGGAAAGCTACAGTATGGCTGGCACTAAAGGTGCTTATGAATATCATACGCTAACAGCAAACGATCAAGTGAAAGATGTATATGTAGACTCTGATCGTCCTGGGTATGTCAATGTATATGCATTGATCAATACCATGACAGAAACTCAAGCAAATGCAATTAAAGCGGATATTGATGCTCGGCTTCATGATGAAGATATCAGGCCAATTACAGATAAAGTGGTGACGCACTGTGTAATGCCAACAAGGCAAGCACTGCAAGCGCAAATCTATTTAAATATTGGAGCAAATAAGGCACAGGTTGAACTTAACATTATGCAGGCGCTAGACGTATTTATGGCACAGCACTGCAAGTTAGGAGAAGAAGTTCCTCACTCTGGGATCATTGATGCATTGCATCAGCCGGGCGTGAGAAAAGTTAAAGTACTTGCCCCAATTGAAGATTTA